Proteins co-encoded in one Actinobacillus succinogenes 130Z genomic window:
- the murA gene encoding UDP-N-acetylglucosamine 1-carboxyvinyltransferase — protein sequence MEKFRVYGQSTLSGDVQISGAKNAALPILFATILAEEPVKLTNVPELKDVDTTFEILRKLGVVVERTDEQTVLIDASRIDRYVAPYELVKTMRASIWALAPLLTRFREGQVSLPGGCTIGARPVDMHISGLEKMGAAIELDEGYVKATVNGRLTGTRIYMDKVSVGATLSLIMAATLAEGVTTIENAAREPEIVDTADFLNKMGAKISGAGTDTISIEGVSRLAGCEHSIVPDRIETGTFLIAAAISGGRITCHNTKADTLDAVIEKLREAGMQVDVTENTITLDSLGQRPKAVNIRTMPHPGFPTDMQAQFTLLNVVAEGTSKITETIFENRFMHVPELIRMGAKGEIEGNTAIIHGVESLSGAQVMATDLRASISLVLAGCIASGETVVDRIYHIDRGYEHIEDKLRGLGARIERFSE from the coding sequence ATGGAAAAATTCCGTGTTTACGGGCAATCGACATTAAGCGGCGACGTGCAGATTTCCGGGGCGAAAAATGCCGCCCTGCCTATTCTTTTTGCCACTATTTTAGCGGAAGAACCCGTTAAATTAACCAATGTTCCCGAATTAAAAGACGTGGACACCACATTCGAAATTTTACGAAAACTGGGCGTTGTCGTTGAACGCACCGATGAGCAAACCGTCTTGATTGACGCCTCTCGAATCGATCGCTACGTAGCGCCTTATGAACTGGTAAAAACCATGCGGGCCTCAATCTGGGCATTAGCACCGTTACTGACCCGTTTTCGTGAAGGGCAAGTGTCTTTACCGGGCGGTTGTACCATCGGTGCCCGCCCCGTGGATATGCATATTTCCGGATTGGAAAAAATGGGTGCCGCCATTGAACTGGATGAAGGTTATGTGAAAGCGACGGTGAACGGTCGTCTGACCGGCACCCGTATTTATATGGATAAAGTCAGCGTCGGCGCGACATTGTCGCTGATTATGGCGGCAACCTTGGCTGAAGGCGTCACGACTATTGAAAATGCCGCCCGCGAACCCGAAATTGTCGATACTGCGGATTTTTTGAATAAAATGGGCGCAAAAATTTCAGGCGCGGGTACCGATACCATCAGTATTGAAGGTGTAAGCCGGTTAGCCGGTTGTGAGCACAGCATTGTGCCGGATCGTATCGAAACCGGAACGTTCTTAATCGCTGCGGCGATTTCCGGCGGTCGTATTACTTGTCATAACACTAAAGCGGATACGCTTGACGCGGTAATTGAAAAATTGCGTGAAGCCGGTATGCAGGTGGACGTGACGGAAAACACCATTACTCTGGATTCCTTAGGGCAGCGTCCGAAAGCGGTCAATATCCGCACTATGCCGCATCCGGGGTTCCCGACGGATATGCAGGCGCAATTCACGTTATTAAACGTCGTCGCCGAGGGAACCAGTAAAATCACCGAAACGATTTTCGAAAACCGTTTTATGCACGTGCCGGAATTAATCCGCATGGGAGCAAAAGGAGAAATCGAAGGTAATACGGCGATTATTCACGGTGTAGAAAGCTTATCCGGTGCACAGGTGATGGCAACGGATTTACGGGCGTCAATCAGCTTGGTGTTAGCGGGTTGTATTGCAAGCGGTGAAACCGTGGTGGATCGTATTTATCATATTGATCGCGGTTATGAACATATCGAAGATAAATTGCGCGGATTAGGCGCTCGAATCGAACGTTTTTCCGAATAA
- a CDS encoding energy-coupling factor ABC transporter ATP-binding protein: MLSVSHLSVRRGNQWIIRDLSFRLEGGHRLFLQGEIGTGKSTLLQTLLGFIPAQQGEIRLFDTPCRTENDFQPFRGRVGFCFQNPDDQLFGPTVLDDVAFGPLNQGLTEPDAYAVALRQLEKLDMDYLRHRAVNVLSGGEKNFVALAGVLAMQPEILLLDEPTNGLDSKNTGKLTALLRGLKLPMLIASHDAAFTKQLADSVLWLQKPENGA; encoded by the coding sequence ATGCTCAGCGTTAGTCATCTTTCCGTTCGACGGGGTAATCAATGGATTATCCGGGATCTCAGTTTTCGGCTTGAAGGGGGGCACCGCCTGTTTTTACAGGGCGAGATCGGTACGGGGAAAAGCACTTTACTGCAAACACTGCTCGGTTTTATCCCCGCCCAACAAGGCGAAATCCGTTTATTTGATACGCCGTGTCGAACGGAAAACGACTTTCAGCCCTTTCGCGGACGGGTGGGTTTTTGTTTTCAGAATCCGGATGATCAATTATTCGGTCCCACCGTGTTGGATGATGTGGCATTCGGCCCGCTTAACCAAGGACTAACCGAGCCGGACGCCTATGCCGTTGCGTTACGGCAACTGGAAAAGCTCGATATGGATTATCTGCGACATCGCGCCGTTAACGTGCTGTCCGGCGGCGAGAAAAATTTCGTGGCATTGGCGGGCGTATTGGCGATGCAGCCGGAAATACTGTTGTTAGACGAACCTACCAACGGTTTAGATAGCAAAAATACCGGAAAACTGACCGCACTTTTACGCGGTTTAAAGTTGCCGATGTTGATCGCTTCCCACGATGCCGCTTTCACGAAACAACTGGCGGATTCGGTACTTTGGCTGCAAAAACCGGAAAACGGCGCATAA
- a CDS encoding energy-coupling factor transporter transmembrane component T family protein, whose amino-acid sequence MKQAIFQPHFRLIITFVLGLIISALHNPQWLLGLLCLTAGVLAMVLIRQNKPLQFYLRRAILFNLFTLLIWLTLSWRITLNGMAWNPAGVHTALLITLRMNLILCTIWLCLLNITDSILVQAVSKLPLPDKLIQLFILTVRYISLVGELNRQMTQAMKARGFQPKFNRRTFSVTVQRVALLLIRAMVQVEKSEMALKARGFRFASRSSLLDKPWWKTVEISTALLLAIGIYYAQR is encoded by the coding sequence ATGAAACAGGCAATTTTTCAACCGCACTTTCGCCTTATTATCACGTTTGTTTTAGGCTTAATCATCAGCGCCCTGCACAATCCGCAATGGCTGCTTGGTTTACTTTGTCTCACGGCGGGCGTACTGGCGATGGTCTTGATAAGGCAAAACAAACCGCTGCAGTTTTACCTTCGGCGCGCCATATTATTCAATCTGTTCACTCTGCTGATTTGGTTAACCCTCAGCTGGCGAATTACGTTAAACGGCATGGCATGGAATCCGGCAGGCGTGCATACGGCGCTGCTTATTACGTTACGTATGAACCTGATTTTATGCACAATTTGGCTGTGTTTACTGAATATAACCGACAGCATTCTGGTTCAGGCGGTGAGCAAACTGCCGTTGCCGGATAAACTGATTCAACTGTTTATTCTGACCGTCCGTTATATTTCACTAGTCGGCGAATTAAACCGACAAATGACGCAAGCCATGAAAGCGCGCGGATTTCAGCCGAAATTTAACCGCCGCACTTTTTCCGTCACTGTACAACGGGTGGCGTTATTACTGATTCGGGCTATGGTGCAAGTGGAAAAAAGCGAAATGGCGTTAAAAGCACGCGGATTCCGCTTTGCTTCCCGCTCATCATTATTGGATAAACCTTGGTGGAAAACAGTGGAAATTTCCACCGCACTTTTACTTGCTATCGGGATTTATTATGCTCAGCGTTAG
- the cbiM gene encoding cobalt transporter CbiM has translation MHISEGILHSQTLIIGAVAAVIGVSVGLRKTDYRRLPLTALFAAAFFVAGTIHVPVGIGSVHLILNGMAGLFLGWAVFPAFLIALLLQVVFFSFGGFAVLGVNLCVMALPAVLVHALLGRCLRHALSRTEFIVLGVSAGTIGVGAAALLASLILAFDGGKTYYELISLLIISHIPVFFIDGIISAGVLLALNKMSPELLRTTP, from the coding sequence ATGCATATTTCCGAAGGCATTCTGCACAGTCAAACGCTGATTATCGGAGCGGTAGCGGCGGTTATCGGCGTCAGCGTCGGTTTGCGTAAAACCGATTACCGACGGTTACCGCTGACCGCCCTATTCGCCGCGGCATTTTTTGTCGCCGGCACCATTCATGTGCCGGTAGGAATCGGTTCCGTACATTTAATTCTGAACGGTATGGCGGGATTATTTCTCGGTTGGGCGGTATTTCCCGCTTTTCTGATCGCCTTATTGCTGCAAGTGGTGTTCTTTTCTTTCGGCGGTTTCGCCGTGCTCGGAGTGAATCTGTGCGTCATGGCGTTACCGGCCGTCCTCGTTCATGCTTTGCTGGGACGCTGTTTGCGGCATGCTTTAAGCCGTACTGAATTCATCGTTTTAGGCGTATCCGCCGGCACTATCGGAGTCGGCGCCGCCGCGCTGCTTGCCTCGCTGATTTTGGCGTTCGACGGCGGCAAAACTTATTATGAGCTCATCAGTCTGCTGATTATCTCGCACATTCCGGTCTTTTTTATCGACGGCATCATCAGTGCGGGCGTTTTGTTGGCATTGAACAAAATGTCGCCCGAACTGTTACGGACGACGCCATGA
- a CDS encoding DUF4198 domain-containing protein: protein MKKTVFILTALFAFPALAHNVWLEKVPQQNSDYVLKFGHETTETYPESKVKSVQAINADGKQGKVDLSFHPGQDGKGETHIKADNAAIVYVQFDNGIWSKLPNGKFVEKSKKDVPDAEFSLNPMKFGKAVLSWNEQATKPHNMRYELVPQAKPVAGKPLAILVLHNGNPVAGIPVGAGEDQQNNLSDENGIALFTPSPGTNKVRAEFNEKATDNPDYSDRSIEYMLTFDTDDNK from the coding sequence ATGAAAAAAACCGTATTTATTTTGACCGCACTTTTCGCCTTTCCCGCTCTGGCACACAACGTTTGGCTGGAAAAAGTACCGCAGCAGAACAGCGATTACGTATTGAAGTTCGGCCACGAAACCACGGAAACCTACCCGGAATCCAAAGTCAAATCCGTGCAGGCGATCAACGCCGACGGTAAACAAGGCAAGGTAGATTTAAGTTTTCATCCCGGGCAGGACGGCAAAGGCGAGACCCACATTAAAGCGGATAATGCCGCGATTGTTTATGTACAGTTCGACAACGGTATTTGGTCGAAACTGCCAAACGGTAAATTCGTGGAAAAAAGCAAGAAAGACGTACCCGATGCGGAATTTTCGCTGAATCCGATGAAATTCGGCAAAGCCGTTTTAAGCTGGAACGAACAGGCGACAAAACCGCATAACATGCGTTATGAACTGGTTCCGCAAGCCAAACCCGTGGCGGGCAAACCGCTGGCGATTTTAGTCTTGCACAACGGCAATCCCGTCGCCGGTATTCCGGTGGGAGCAGGCGAAGACCAACAAAACAATTTGAGCGATGAAAACGGCATTGCCTTGTTCACTCCAAGCCCGGGCACCAATAAAGTCCGGGCGGAATTCAACGAAAAAGCCACGGATAATCCCGATTATAGCGACCGCAGTATCGAATATATGCTGACTTTTGACACGGACGACAACAAATAA
- a CDS encoding Cd(II)/Pb(II)-responsive transcriptional regulator: MKIGKLAQVAGCSVEAVRFYEKQGLLPPPQRTPGNFRLYNDEHLERLTFICYCRSLGISLHEIKQLLELKNAPAAKTEMSELLDRHIRDVVKRIHELDHLRLQLIALKGKVNNAAQEADLMNTLLQHGKVRFVGVK; this comes from the coding sequence ATGAAAATCGGCAAATTGGCACAGGTTGCGGGATGTTCGGTGGAAGCCGTACGGTTTTACGAAAAGCAGGGATTGCTACCGCCGCCGCAACGGACGCCGGGCAATTTCCGCCTGTATAACGACGAACATTTGGAACGGCTGACATTTATCTGCTATTGCCGTTCGCTGGGTATTTCCCTGCATGAGATCAAACAGTTGCTGGAATTGAAAAATGCGCCTGCCGCCAAAACGGAAATGAGCGAGTTGCTGGATCGTCACATCCGCGACGTAGTGAAACGTATTCACGAACTCGATCACCTGCGGTTGCAGTTAATCGCGCTGAAAGGCAAAGTGAATAATGCCGCGCAGGAAGCGGATTTAATGAATACGCTGCTACAGCACGGCAAAGTGCGCTTTGTAGGCGTGAAATAA
- a CDS encoding YggS family pyridoxal phosphate-dependent enzyme, translated as MTIRQNLEHIHQQIGQACLAAGRDKSAVKLLAVSKTKPVTDIQAAIDAGQRAFGENYVQEGVEKIQFFAHKYPELEWHFIGPLQSNKTRLVAEYFDWMQTLDRAKIADRLNDQRPADKAPLNVLIQINISDESSKSGIQPQEMAALAKHIENRPHLCLRGLMAIPAPTDDIAEQEKALTAMKKLFEQLQTLCPNRPIDTLSMGMTNDMASAVKCGSTMVRIGTAIFGARNYA; from the coding sequence ATGACGATTCGGCAAAATCTTGAACACATTCACCAACAAATCGGACAAGCCTGTCTGGCGGCCGGACGCGATAAAAGTGCGGTCAAATTATTAGCGGTTTCCAAAACCAAACCGGTAACGGATATTCAGGCGGCTATCGACGCAGGACAACGGGCGTTCGGTGAAAATTACGTTCAGGAAGGTGTGGAGAAAATTCAGTTTTTCGCGCACAAATATCCGGAATTGGAATGGCATTTTATCGGCCCGCTGCAATCCAACAAAACCCGCTTGGTGGCGGAGTATTTCGACTGGATGCAGACGCTGGATCGCGCTAAAATCGCCGACCGTCTGAACGACCAGCGCCCGGCGGACAAAGCGCCGTTGAATGTGCTGATTCAAATCAACATCAGCGACGAGAGCAGTAAATCCGGCATTCAGCCGCAAGAAATGGCGGCGTTGGCAAAACATATCGAAAACCGACCGCACTTATGCCTGCGCGGATTAATGGCGATTCCCGCCCCTACCGACGATATTGCCGAACAGGAAAAAGCCTTAACTGCCATGAAAAAACTGTTCGAACAGTTACAGACGCTTTGCCCGAACCGGCCAATCGACACCCTTTCCATGGGCATGACGAACGATATGGCAAGCGCCGTCAAATGCGGTTCCACCATGGTGCGTATCGGCACGGCAATTTTCGGCGCGCGCAATTACGCATAA
- the sodC gene encoding superoxide dismutase family protein, with protein sequence MRKTLLALGLATLGISAASNAAENGHQHTAPSVENLTVDVQLLDPVKGDQSVGKVVITESPYGLVFTPELKGLSAGLHGFHIHENPSCEPKEKDGKLTAGLAAGGHWDPNKAEGHGYPWADDAHLGDLPALYADADGNAFNPVLAPRLKTLTEIKGRSLMIHAGGDNHSDHPQPLGGGGARMACGVIK encoded by the coding sequence ATGCGAAAAACATTATTAGCATTAGGTTTAGCAACATTAGGCATTTCCGCTGCGTCGAATGCGGCGGAAAACGGACATCAACATACGGCGCCATCCGTCGAGAATTTAACCGTTGATGTGCAATTATTGGATCCGGTGAAAGGCGATCAGTCCGTGGGGAAAGTAGTGATCACCGAATCGCCTTACGGATTGGTCTTTACGCCGGAATTGAAGGGACTTTCCGCAGGATTACACGGTTTTCATATTCATGAAAATCCGAGTTGCGAGCCGAAAGAAAAAGACGGTAAACTGACGGCCGGCTTGGCGGCGGGCGGTCACTGGGATCCGAACAAAGCGGAAGGACACGGTTATCCTTGGGCTGACGACGCTCACTTAGGCGATTTGCCGGCACTTTATGCGGATGCGGACGGTAATGCATTTAATCCGGTTCTGGCGCCGCGTTTGAAAACATTAACCGAAATCAAAGGTCGTTCTTTAATGATTCATGCCGGCGGCGACAATCATTCCGATCATCCGCAGCCGTTGGGCGGCGGCGGTGCCAGAATGGCTTGTGGTGTAATTAAATAG
- the thrA gene encoding bifunctional aspartate kinase/homoserine dehydrogenase I — MRVLKFGGTSLANPERFLQAARLIEKAHLEEQAAGVLSAPAKITNHLVALSEKASLNQPTDSHFDEAVNIFYTIIKGLHAENNNFDLAGTQALIDQEFSRIGTLLEQIRAAGKVEDALKATIDCRGEKLSIAMMKAWFEANGYEVTVINPVEKLLAHGTYLESSVDLAESAKRVDAASIPKQNVILMAGFTAGNENGELVLLGRNGSDYSAACLAACLKADACEIWTDVDGVFTCDPRLVPDARLLPHLSYREAMELSYFGAKVIHPRTIGPLVQSNIPCLIKNTANPEAPGSVIDSDENASEGLQVKGITNLDNVAMFNVSGPGMQGMVGMAARVFSTMSKAGISVILITQSSSEYSISFCVPAKLADNALNVLNTEFAQELQSGDLDPVDIIKDLSIVSVVGDGMRTAKGIAARFFSSLAQANISIVAIAQGSSERSISAVVPMNKAIEAVKATHQGLFGNKKSIDVFLVGVGGVGGELIEQIKQQKAFLAKKDIEIRVCALANVNKMLLDENGLDLDNWKNDLQNAIQPSDFDVLLSFIKLHHVVNPVFVDCTSAQSVSNLYARALREGFHVVTPNKKANTSSYAYYQELREAARQGRHKFLYETNVGAGLPVIENLQNLLAAGDEVEKFEGILSGSLSFIFGKLEEGLTLSQATLLAKEKGFTEPDPRDDLSGADVARKLLILARETGLPLEFDDIEVEGVLPDGFSDGMSRDEFLTVLPDLDAQFDKRVQAAKKEGKVLRYVGSINGSKCRVAIEAVDENHPLYKVKDGENALAFLTRYYSPIPLLLRGYGAGTDVTAAGVFADILRTLHGGV; from the coding sequence ATGCGTGTACTCAAATTTGGCGGCACATCTCTGGCGAACCCCGAACGGTTTTTACAGGCCGCCCGGTTAATCGAAAAAGCCCATTTGGAAGAACAGGCCGCCGGCGTGCTTTCGGCGCCCGCGAAAATCACCAACCACCTTGTCGCCCTGTCCGAAAAAGCGAGCCTGAACCAACCTACCGATTCCCATTTTGACGAAGCCGTTAATATCTTTTATACCATCATTAAAGGATTGCATGCTGAAAATAACAATTTCGACCTTGCCGGTACGCAAGCTTTGATTGATCAGGAATTTAGCCGAATCGGTACGTTATTGGAGCAAATCCGGGCTGCCGGAAAAGTGGAAGATGCGTTGAAAGCCACCATTGATTGTCGCGGTGAGAAATTATCCATTGCCATGATGAAAGCCTGGTTCGAAGCCAACGGTTATGAGGTGACGGTGATTAATCCGGTGGAAAAATTACTGGCGCACGGTACTTATTTGGAATCTTCCGTAGATCTTGCGGAATCCGCCAAGCGGGTGGATGCGGCGTCCATTCCGAAACAGAACGTAATATTAATGGCGGGATTTACCGCCGGTAACGAAAACGGCGAATTAGTACTGTTGGGACGCAACGGTTCCGATTATTCCGCCGCCTGCCTGGCCGCTTGTTTAAAAGCCGATGCCTGTGAAATCTGGACGGATGTGGACGGTGTCTTTACCTGTGATCCGCGCCTGGTACCGGATGCCCGTTTACTGCCGCATTTGTCTTATCGCGAAGCCATGGAATTGTCTTATTTCGGCGCGAAAGTGATTCATCCGCGCACTATCGGTCCGTTGGTGCAAAGTAACATTCCTTGCCTGATTAAAAATACCGCCAATCCGGAGGCGCCGGGTTCGGTTATCGACAGTGATGAAAATGCTTCCGAAGGTTTGCAGGTGAAAGGCATTACCAATTTGGATAATGTCGCGATGTTTAATGTATCCGGCCCGGGCATGCAGGGTATGGTGGGCATGGCGGCGCGCGTATTCTCAACTATGTCGAAAGCCGGAATTTCCGTGATTTTAATTACCCAGTCTTCCTCGGAATACAGTATCAGTTTCTGCGTACCGGCGAAACTGGCGGACAACGCGCTGAACGTCCTGAATACGGAGTTTGCTCAGGAATTGCAATCCGGTGATCTCGATCCGGTGGATATTATCAAAGATTTATCCATCGTTTCCGTGGTGGGCGACGGTATGCGTACCGCTAAAGGTATTGCGGCGCGTTTCTTCTCTTCCCTGGCACAAGCCAATATCAGTATTGTAGCGATTGCCCAGGGGTCTTCCGAACGTTCCATTTCCGCCGTGGTACCGATGAATAAAGCCATTGAAGCGGTAAAAGCCACGCATCAGGGATTGTTCGGCAATAAAAAGTCCATTGACGTCTTCCTCGTTGGTGTTGGCGGAGTAGGCGGCGAACTGATCGAGCAGATCAAACAACAAAAAGCGTTTTTAGCCAAAAAAGATATTGAAATCCGTGTTTGCGCCTTAGCGAATGTAAATAAAATGCTGTTGGATGAAAACGGATTGGATTTGGATAATTGGAAAAACGATTTACAGAACGCTATTCAGCCGTCGGATTTCGATGTCTTATTATCCTTTATCAAACTGCACCATGTAGTCAATCCGGTATTTGTAGACTGCACTTCGGCGCAATCCGTATCGAATCTGTACGCCCGTGCGTTGCGCGAAGGTTTCCATGTGGTTACGCCGAACAAAAAAGCCAATACCTCCAGTTACGCTTATTATCAGGAATTGCGTGAAGCGGCGCGTCAGGGGCGACATAAATTCCTATATGAAACCAATGTGGGGGCAGGTTTGCCGGTGATTGAGAATCTGCAAAACCTGCTTGCCGCCGGCGATGAAGTGGAAAAATTCGAAGGTATTTTATCGGGTTCCCTTTCCTTTATTTTCGGTAAACTGGAAGAAGGATTAACCCTTTCGCAAGCCACTTTATTGGCGAAAGAAAAAGGCTTTACCGAACCGGATCCGCGTGACGACCTGTCCGGCGCCGATGTGGCGCGCAAGCTGTTGATTCTGGCGCGCGAAACCGGTTTGCCGCTTGAGTTCGACGATATTGAGGTGGAAGGCGTATTGCCGGACGGTTTCTCCGACGGTATGAGTCGCGATGAGTTTTTAACCGTTTTGCCTGATTTGGATGCGCAATTCGACAAACGGGTGCAGGCGGCGAAAAAAGAAGGTAAAGTGTTGCGTTATGTCGGCTCCATCAACGGCTCTAAATGTCGCGTCGCCATTGAAGCGGTGGACGAAAATCACCCTCTCTATAAAGTAAAAGACGGTGAAAACGCTTTAGCCTTCTTAACCCGTTATTACAGTCCGATTCCGCTGTTATTGCGCGGTTACGGAGCGGGTACCGACGTTACCGCCGCCGGCGTTTTTGCCGATATTCTGCGTACATTACACGGAGGCGTATGA